One segment of Methanobrevibacter wolinii SH DNA contains the following:
- the cobT gene encoding nicotinate mononucleotide-dependent phosphoribosyltransferase CobT: MIDGLKTYGKEDINKKLEGKNPVFICTIATTDTSKIHGISGAGASEELNMYTPAADVEIMKYGKPHCMKEIPETVSEGDSAPTPSMLTKSCLDLTGTDLKVVDAGCEIRPDLDCYTLSDSYGKDISTGKGVDNPREIYEQGLKIGKELSKEYDYLVIGESIAAGTTTALGILKALGYDAEFKVSGSMPYNPHELKLETVNKGLKNANITPGKVDVFDAIAAVGDPMMPAVAGMTIGSDVPVVLASGTQMAGVCAVIKAIKPDFDFTNITIATTVYVANDETADIFYITKQISDDIVINVVDPKFETTNHGGLKNYLTGFVKEGAGAGGAMYMSLMEGKNINEILNAIVKTCS, encoded by the coding sequence ATGATAGATGGTCTTAAAACTTATGGAAAAGAAGATATAAACAAAAAATTAGAAGGAAAAAATCCAGTTTTTATTTGTACAATTGCAACAACTGATACTTCTAAAATACATGGAATAAGTGGAGCAGGTGCAAGTGAAGAACTTAATATGTATACTCCAGCAGCAGATGTAGAAATCATGAAATATGGAAAACCTCATTGTATGAAAGAAATTCCAGAAACAGTATCTGAGGGAGATTCAGCACCAACACCATCAATGTTAACAAAATCTTGTCTTGATCTAACTGGAACTGATTTAAAAGTAGTAGATGCAGGTTGTGAAATAAGACCAGATTTAGATTGTTATACACTTAGTGATTCATATGGTAAAGATATAAGTACAGGAAAAGGAGTAGATAATCCTCGTGAAATATACGAACAAGGATTAAAAATTGGTAAAGAATTAAGTAAAGAATATGATTATCTTGTAATAGGAGAAAGTATTGCTGCAGGAACTACAACTGCATTAGGTATTCTTAAAGCATTAGGTTATGATGCTGAATTTAAAGTAAGTGGAAGTATGCCTTATAATCCACATGAATTAAAATTAGAAACTGTTAATAAAGGTCTTAAAAATGCAAATATTACTCCTGGAAAAGTAGATGTATTTGATGCAATAGCTGCAGTAGGAGATCCAATGATGCCAGCAGTAGCAGGTATGACAATAGGTAGTGATGTTCCTGTAGTACTTGCAAGTGGAACTCAGATGGCAGGAGTATGTGCTGTAATAAAAGCTATTAAACCTGATTTTGATTTTACAAACATCACAATTGCAACTACAGTCTATGTTGCAAATGATGAAACAGCTGATATTTTCTATATTACAAAACAAATTAGTGATGATATTGTAATAAATGTTGTAGATCCTAAATTTGAAACAACAAATCATGGTGGTCTTAAAAATTATTTAACTGGATTTGTAAAAGAAGGTGCTGGTGCTGGTGGAGCAATGTATATGTCATTAATGGAAGGTAAAAATATTAATGAAATACTTAATGCAATTGTTAAAACATGTAGTTAA
- a CDS encoding bifunctional N(6)-L-threonylcarbamoyladenine synthase/serine/threonine protein kinase, which produces MISLGIEGTAEKTGVGIVDSDGNILAICGNQLYPEKGGIHPREAAEHHAKWIPKLITQALNEANLNFDDIDLVSFSQGPGLGPALRIVATSARTLALSINKPIIGVNHCIGHVEIGKLTTGAVNPVTLYVSGGNSQVIAYESGRYRIFGETLDIAVGNCLDHFGRETGLGHPGGPVIEKLAKKGSYIELPYVVKGMDFSFSGLLSAALRAYKNGAAIEDVCYSLQETAFSMLVEVTERALSHTERDEVLLCGGVAANSHLREMLNTMAENHYAKFYMPDMKFCGDNGAMIAWLGLLRSKYFGFMNIEDTHIIQRYRTDEVDVPWVKDIDNKIKLPDNLIAKGAESDIVKGKWFDGFDDYDFETDVITKKRLKKTYRIPEIDNKIRKLRTKSEARILSHVKNSGILTPIIYDVDIHDKNITMEYIKGNTVKDIIDDLSYNKRKELSFKIGEYINLMHEMDIIHGDLTTSNMIINKNGDLVFIDFGLSYYSNLLEDKADDLLVLKKSIKSVDYNVSLETFNWILDAYLENSSNPLEFRNKIDEIEHRGRYTH; this is translated from the coding sequence TTGATCTCATTAGGAATTGAAGGAACTGCAGAAAAAACAGGTGTAGGTATAGTTGATAGTGATGGTAATATTTTAGCTATTTGTGGAAATCAATTGTATCCAGAAAAAGGAGGTATACATCCACGTGAAGCTGCTGAACATCATGCTAAATGGATTCCTAAACTTATAACTCAAGCTTTAAATGAAGCAAATTTGAATTTTGATGATATTGATTTAGTATCATTTTCTCAAGGTCCTGGTTTAGGTCCTGCTTTAAGGATTGTTGCAACTTCTGCAAGAACCTTAGCATTATCAATTAATAAACCAATTATTGGTGTAAATCATTGTATTGGACATGTTGAAATTGGTAAATTAACAACAGGAGCTGTAAATCCTGTGACATTATATGTTAGCGGTGGAAATAGTCAGGTTATAGCATATGAGTCTGGTAGATACAGAATATTTGGTGAAACATTAGATATTGCTGTAGGTAATTGTCTTGATCATTTTGGCCGTGAAACTGGTCTTGGTCATCCTGGAGGTCCTGTTATTGAAAAACTTGCAAAAAAAGGTTCATATATAGAACTTCCTTATGTAGTTAAAGGTATGGACTTTTCATTTTCTGGTCTTCTTAGTGCAGCATTACGTGCATATAAAAATGGTGCAGCAATAGAAGATGTTTGTTATTCATTACAAGAAACTGCATTTTCAATGCTTGTAGAAGTTACAGAAAGAGCATTATCACATACTGAAAGAGATGAAGTATTATTATGTGGTGGTGTTGCAGCAAATTCTCATTTAAGGGAGATGTTAAATACTATGGCTGAAAATCATTATGCTAAATTTTACATGCCTGATATGAAATTCTGTGGAGATAATGGTGCAATGATTGCATGGCTTGGCTTGTTAAGAAGTAAATACTTTGGATTTATGAATATTGAAGATACTCATATTATACAAAGGTATAGAACTGATGAAGTTGATGTTCCATGGGTTAAAGATATTGATAATAAAATTAAACTTCCAGATAATCTCATTGCAAAAGGTGCTGAATCAGATATTGTTAAAGGAAAATGGTTTGATGGCTTTGATGATTATGATTTTGAAACTGATGTAATTACTAAAAAAAGACTTAAAAAAACTTATAGGATTCCTGAAATTGATAATAAAATCCGTAAATTAAGAACTAAATCTGAAGCTAGAATATTATCTCATGTTAAAAATTCAGGTATATTAACTCCAATAATTTATGATGTTGATATACATGATAAAAACATTACAATGGAATATATTAAAGGTAATACTGTTAAAGATATAATTGATGATTTATCTTATAATAAAAGGAAAGAACTATCATTTAAAATTGGTGAATATATTAATTTAATGCATGAAATGGATATTATACATGGAGATTTAACAACTTCTAATATGATAATAAATAAAAATGGAGATTTAGTATTTATTGACTTTGGTCTTTCATATTATTCAAATCTTTTAGAAGATAAAGCTGATGATTTACTTGTACTTAAAAAATCAATTAAAAGTGTTGATTATAATGTTTCACTAGAAACTTTTAATTGGATTTTAGATGCTTATCTTGAAAATTCAAGTAATCCTCTTGAGTTCCGTAATAAAATAGATGAAATTGAACATAGAGGTCGTTATACTCATTAA
- a CDS encoding XTP/dITP diphosphatase, with the protein MITFITGNKHKVIEAESIFKNYDIKLEHIDLGYMEPQGTLEDVALFGAKYASRKLNKSVIVEDAGLFIRALKGFPGVYSHYVQDTLGNQGILKLMEDVDDRYAEFRSVIGFCAPNSEPKIFLGKVNGLISTEERGNLGFAFDPIFYVESEGKTFGELSTEEKNKFSHRKNSLNKFIKWYASEYKE; encoded by the coding sequence ATGATAACATTTATAACTGGTAATAAACATAAAGTTATAGAAGCAGAAAGTATATTCAAAAATTATGATATTAAATTAGAGCATATTGATTTAGGGTACATGGAACCTCAAGGAACACTTGAAGACGTGGCTCTTTTCGGTGCAAAATATGCTAGTCGTAAATTAAATAAATCTGTGATTGTTGAAGATGCTGGTCTATTCATTAGAGCTTTAAAAGGTTTTCCTGGAGTATATTCACATTATGTTCAAGATACTCTTGGTAACCAAGGAATTTTAAAGTTAATGGAGGACGTTGATGATAGATATGCCGAATTCAGGTCAGTTATTGGGTTTTGTGCCCCCAATTCTGAGCCCAAGATCTTTTTAGGCAAAGTCAACGGATTAATCTCAACAGAAGAAAGAGGAAACTTAGGTTTTGCTTTTGACCCAATATTTTATGTTGAATCTGAAGGCAAAACATTTGGTGAATTAAGTACTGAAGAAAAAAATAAGTTTTCTCATAGAAAAAACTCTTTAAATAAATTTATTAAATGGTATGCTAGTGAATATAAAGAATAA
- a CDS encoding 30S ribosomal protein S15 — MARPDWVMYSNEEIEEFIVKFHKEGKSSSEIGIILRDQYGVPSVKEVTGEKITEILKRNNEFGKYPEDLMNLIRRAVNIRDHLAENPKDVHSKRGLTIVESRIRRLGKYYVRDGQLPEGWRYDPTEAALLVK, encoded by the coding sequence ATGGCAAGACCTGATTGGGTAATGTACTCAAATGAAGAAATTGAAGAATTTATTGTAAAATTCCATAAAGAAGGTAAATCTTCTAGTGAAATTGGTATTATTTTAAGAGATCAATATGGAGTTCCTAGTGTTAAAGAAGTTACTGGTGAAAAAATTACTGAAATTTTAAAAAGAAATAATGAATTCGGTAAATATCCAGAAGATTTAATGAACTTAATTAGAAGAGCTGTAAACATAAGAGATCACTTAGCTGAAAACCCTAAAGATGTTCACAGTAAAAGAGGATTAACTATAGTAGAATCCAGAATCAGAAGATTAGGAAAATACTATGTAAGAGATGGTCAATTACCTGAAGGATGGAGATATGACCCAACAGAAGCAGCATTACTTGTTAAATAG
- a CDS encoding DHHA1 domain-containing protein codes for MLNRSAEACDMLKKHIQQNHIIRIISHNDADGLSAAGVIANAVKEEGGQFHITIVPRLKLDVLKELKKENYEIFVFCDMGSACLKPINSFKADVIIADHHQPADVEANENVIHVNPHLFGVDGSKELSGAGSSYLVIRNMNKKHLACLALVGAFGDMQCQNEFIGMNKLILNDALESGILEVNEGLKIASKNTEPLYKSLAYTFKPALKGLTGDLEASQEFLVDMGVSYAIKFSELPGEEQDIVKDELIKINPQILSNIYTVPKEISALKDLEDFSDILDACGKNKKYGLGLSLALGERGEALDVALKLRSNYRKQLIKGMEWIKKEGAVQLSAIQYLYSEDQIIKKVMGTIASVGLSVGLFNENKPVLGLSRLHKDIKISGRATRELVDRGVNLGKALQEVSSNFGGQGGGHDIAAGAMIPYSAKDQFLHLVNEAIEYQINNS; via the coding sequence TTGTTAAATAGATCTGCTGAAGCTTGTGATATGCTAAAAAAGCATATCCAACAAAACCATATTATTAGAATTATTTCCCATAACGATGCAGATGGTTTATCTGCAGCTGGAGTAATTGCTAATGCGGTTAAAGAAGAAGGTGGACAATTCCATATTACAATAGTTCCACGTCTTAAATTAGATGTTTTAAAAGAATTAAAAAAAGAAAATTATGAAATTTTTGTATTTTGTGATATGGGAAGTGCATGTTTAAAACCTATAAATTCATTTAAAGCTGATGTTATTATTGCAGATCATCATCAACCTGCTGATGTTGAAGCAAATGAAAATGTGATTCATGTAAATCCACATTTATTTGGTGTTGATGGTAGTAAAGAGTTAAGTGGAGCAGGTTCATCATATCTTGTTATAAGAAATATGAATAAAAAACACTTAGCTTGTCTTGCACTTGTAGGTGCATTTGGTGATATGCAATGTCAAAATGAATTTATTGGTATGAATAAATTAATTTTAAATGATGCATTAGAATCTGGTATTTTAGAAGTTAATGAAGGATTAAAAATTGCATCTAAAAACACAGAACCACTTTACAAATCTTTAGCATATACATTTAAACCAGCACTTAAAGGATTGACTGGTGATTTAGAAGCTTCACAAGAATTTTTAGTGGATATGGGAGTTTCTTATGCAATAAAATTCTCTGAACTTCCTGGTGAAGAACAAGATATTGTAAAAGATGAACTTATTAAAATCAATCCACAAATTCTTTCTAATATTTATACAGTTCCTAAAGAGATATCTGCTCTTAAAGATCTTGAAGATTTTTCAGATATTCTTGATGCATGTGGAAAAAATAAAAAATATGGTTTAGGTTTAAGTTTAGCTTTAGGTGAACGTGGAGAAGCACTTGATGTTGCATTAAAATTAAGATCTAACTATAGAAAACAATTAATTAAAGGTATGGAATGGATTAAAAAAGAAGGTGCAGTTCAACTTAGTGCTATCCAATACTTATATAGTGAAGATCAAATAATTAAAAAAGTCATGGGAACAATTGCAAGTGTTGGTTTATCTGTAGGATTATTTAATGAAAATAAACCAGTTTTAGGTTTATCTAGATTACATAAAGATATTAAAATATCTGGAAGAGCGACTAGAGAATTAGTTGATAGAGGTGTTAATTTAGGTAAAGCTCTTCAAGAAGTTTCATCTAATTTTGGTGGTCAAGGAGGAGGTCATGATATAGCAGCTGGTGCTATGATTCCTTACTCTGCTAAAGATCAATTTTTACATTTAGTTAATGAGGCTATTGAATATCAAATAAATAATAGTTAA
- a CDS encoding Ig-like domain repeat protein → MKKINSIYLILSLFALLLLIGAVSATDVGNSTADTNSFSVDDSSTTSINEVQTSNSEINDVQSVNESNVYSDSEKTVDNWANLKDTVESSNDNVNSNITYTADNISTANGCGGAISTAAGGYFDLHGSTFVHNSAKIGQAIYASNVGYDGNGTPYLKIYNNTFINHTSNSNDTVYIPNGNYTFVNNNIFINSPQTNSSSNAKKYLLNVKPNDILKSSKDFNMTIVLNITQNQVLVVGQEICLSLIVTGFTEEELKKQPGYLIQIMYTVPGSYPIILDNFDYRDDLGEKFLTNPVYNMTVKCDYVGTYYFDQKIYGDNDDLNGEDYREIKSNVNNWTVVKNHGVFNVNYNDSTDKIVVNLTDALGNPLPLTDFKYTIDGVEATATTDENGIAEIDRVIDGKLTIKFNYAGDNTYNGENSTIQIINHKTPEKLATNIVSTDFNQTAVDFYHGERGRYFIVTLKDQNGNVLANKPVSVGFNGVVYNLTTDENGVAKLQINLAWSGIYTFAVAFLGDDNYNGSFVVNKITVSPKVSNIAVSGVNPVKVNTYRTLTFVLKGTNALDSKKSVNGVNKKITVKVNGKTYTLKTDKNGKAFLKLRFTRVGTYIITTQFAGDGTFNGKTTSTKIKVIR, encoded by the coding sequence ATGAAGAAAATTAATTCAATTTATTTAATTCTTTCTTTATTTGCTCTTTTATTATTAATTGGTGCAGTTAGTGCTACTGATGTAGGCAATTCTACTGCTGATACTAATAGTTTCAGTGTTGATGATAGTTCTACTACTTCAATTAATGAAGTTCAAACTTCAAACAGTGAAATAAACGATGTTCAATCTGTTAATGAATCAAATGTTTATTCTGATTCAGAAAAAACTGTTGATAATTGGGCAAATTTAAAAGATACTGTTGAATCTAGTAATGATAATGTTAATAGTAATATTACTTATACTGCAGATAATATAAGTACTGCTAATGGATGTGGTGGTGCTATTTCTACAGCTGCTGGAGGATATTTTGATCTTCATGGATCTACATTTGTACATAATAGTGCTAAGATTGGTCAAGCTATATATGCAAGTAATGTAGGTTATGATGGAAATGGTACACCATACTTAAAAATATATAATAACACATTCATTAATCATACAAGTAATTCTAATGATACAGTTTACATTCCAAATGGAAATTATACATTTGTAAATAATAATATATTTATTAATAGTCCACAAACAAATAGTTCTTCTAATGCAAAAAAATATTTATTAAATGTTAAACCAAATGATATACTTAAATCTTCTAAAGACTTTAATATGACTATTGTTTTAAATATTACTCAAAATCAAGTTTTAGTTGTAGGTCAAGAAATTTGTTTGAGTTTAATTGTTACTGGTTTTACTGAAGAAGAGCTTAAAAAACAGCCAGGATATCTTATACAAATTATGTATACAGTCCCTGGTTCTTATCCTATAATATTGGATAATTTTGATTATAGAGATGATTTGGGTGAAAAATTTTTAACTAATCCAGTATATAATATGACTGTAAAATGTGATTATGTTGGTACTTATTACTTTGATCAAAAAATTTATGGGGATAATGATGATTTAAATGGGGAAGATTATAGAGAAATAAAATCAAATGTAAATAATTGGACTGTTGTTAAAAATCATGGTGTTTTTAATGTAAATTATAATGATAGTACTGATAAAATTGTTGTTAATTTAACTGATGCTCTTGGTAATCCTCTTCCTTTAACTGACTTTAAATATACTATTGATGGTGTTGAAGCTACTGCTACTACTGATGAAAATGGTATAGCAGAAATTGATAGAGTAATTGATGGTAAACTTACAATTAAATTTAATTATGCTGGAGATAATACTTATAATGGTGAAAATAGTACTATTCAAATAATTAATCATAAAACTCCTGAAAAATTAGCTACTAATATTGTTTCTACTGATTTTAATCAGACTGCTGTTGATTTTTATCATGGTGAACGTGGTAGATACTTTATTGTCACTCTTAAAGACCAAAATGGTAATGTTTTAGCTAATAAACCTGTTAGTGTTGGTTTTAATGGTGTTGTTTATAATTTAACTACTGATGAAAATGGTGTAGCTAAACTTCAAATTAATCTTGCATGGTCTGGGATTTATACATTTGCTGTTGCATTTTTAGGTGATGATAATTATAATGGTAGTTTTGTTGTAAATAAAATTACTGTTAGTCCTAAAGTAAGTAATATTGCTGTTAGTGGTGTTAATCCTGTTAAAGTAAATACTTATAGGACTTTGACTTTTGTTTTAAAAGGTACTAATGCTTTAGATAGTAAAAAATCAGTTAATGGTGTTAATAAAAAAATCACTGTTAAAGTTAATGGTAAAACATACACCCTTAAAACTGATAAAAATGGTAAAGCATTCCTTAAATTAAGGTTTACTCGTGTTGGAACTTATATAATTACTACACAATTTGCTGGTGATGGTACTTTCAATGGTAAAACTACAAGTACTAAAATTAAAGTTATAAGATAG
- a CDS encoding aconitase X — MFLTPEEEKMSNGEYGETIRKSMDILIALGDIYGAEKFVDISSAQVSGVSYKTIGQAGLEYLEDLALDTKAKASIPSTLNPAGVDLDNWEELGFSEFFANKQNKIVDAYGKLGINTTCTCTPYLIGNVPRFGDHISWSESSAVAYVNSVIGARTNREGGPGALAAAICGKTPLYGFHLDENRKATLKVNVDTELKGADFGALGYAIGQIVKDGVPYFTLSENQKISNDDLKTLGAALASSGAVALYQVEGVTPEYKDVGVEELKDVVSIDSSDIKETRAKLSTSDKDADLVCLGCPHASLAEIESLAEIVKGKKIKNELWICTSINIKASADRMGYTKIIENAGGHIVCDTCMVVAPIEDLGYKVIGVNSAKAANYVPSMGGIDVKYDDVENLLIFE, encoded by the coding sequence ATGTTTTTGACTCCAGAAGAAGAAAAAATGTCTAATGGGGAATATGGAGAAACCATTAGAAAAAGTATGGATATTTTAATAGCTTTAGGAGATATTTACGGAGCTGAAAAATTTGTAGATATTAGTTCTGCACAAGTTTCAGGTGTATCTTATAAAACTATTGGTCAAGCAGGTTTAGAATATTTAGAAGATTTAGCTTTAGATACTAAAGCTAAAGCAAGTATTCCATCAACTTTAAATCCTGCAGGTGTTGACTTAGATAATTGGGAAGAATTAGGTTTTTCAGAATTTTTTGCAAATAAACAGAATAAAATCGTTGATGCTTATGGGAAACTTGGTATTAATACAACATGTACTTGTACTCCTTATTTAATTGGTAATGTTCCAAGATTTGGGGATCATATTTCATGGAGTGAATCTTCTGCAGTTGCATATGTTAATTCTGTAATTGGTGCAAGAACTAATCGTGAAGGTGGACCTGGAGCTCTTGCAGCAGCAATATGTGGTAAAACACCATTATATGGTTTTCATTTAGATGAAAATAGAAAAGCTACCTTAAAAGTCAATGTTGATACTGAATTAAAAGGTGCTGATTTCGGTGCTTTAGGTTATGCAATTGGTCAAATAGTAAAAGATGGTGTTCCATATTTTACTTTAAGTGAAAATCAAAAAATTAGTAATGATGATCTTAAAACTTTAGGTGCAGCACTTGCTTCATCTGGTGCAGTAGCATTGTATCAAGTTGAAGGGGTTACTCCTGAATATAAGGATGTTGGAGTTGAAGAACTTAAGGATGTAGTAAGCATTGATAGTTCTGATATTAAAGAAACTAGAGCTAAATTATCTACTAGTGATAAAGATGCTGATTTAGTGTGTTTAGGTTGTCCTCATGCTTCTCTTGCAGAAATTGAAAGTCTTGCAGAAATTGTTAAAGGTAAGAAAATTAAAAATGAATTATGGATTTGTACTTCTATTAACATTAAAGCATCTGCAGATAGAATGGGTTATACAAAAATTATTGAAAATGCAGGTGGACATATAGTATGTGACACTTGTATGGTAGTTGCTCCAATTGAAGACTTAGGATATAAAGTAATTGGTGTAAATTCTGCAAAGGCAGCTAACTATGTACCATCTATGGGAGGCATAGATGTAAAATATGATGATGTTGAGAATTTATTAATTTTTGAATAA
- a CDS encoding Mur ligase family protein, with protein MNYKIIGAGNAGRPVARLLNHLGNHVEITDPKELDDFHPDFKRRLLEMESEGVILDLGNPKPEFNDIDYVYMAPTLPKTSYAYKKVQELNLKVLTNEMVSEFINDAITLDIIGITGTMGKTTTTYITTTIFEAAGYNVWSCSSLNQNLVSEVIVDGIVNGQNEECDICVFEIPHGTAGLFPNINIKVGIFLNIHEDHLSEFGGSMEKYINRKLFIARDSETLIASNHLKQLLEERTNRNDILYYGWENPDWDTSFCNFIGIGSKGSIEIKYDTDKLKTGIGPIKGSFTSPFKMKSYFYENTTAAAAAALTYGINKESIIKALSKFKGLEVHMENIGKYNGREVILDSAFLYEGMRLTMEYFKDDDVVLLLDNFDTTTKRDKQEVGRLCGKYVNVIVATGFNEVTQKVEMAAAEAILEGSKNTKAKGVVADTMEEGSKLCIKYSKPGDIILHIGPVIMHDRERIVSSIKKGLKEGCLEYEGKFDYEE; from the coding sequence ATGAATTATAAAATTATTGGGGCTGGAAATGCAGGAAGACCTGTTGCAAGATTATTAAATCATTTAGGTAATCATGTTGAGATTACAGATCCTAAAGAACTTGATGATTTTCATCCAGACTTTAAAAGAAGACTTTTAGAAATGGAAAGTGAAGGTGTAATTTTAGATTTAGGAAATCCAAAACCTGAATTTAATGATATCGATTATGTTTACATGGCTCCAACTTTACCAAAAACATCTTATGCATATAAAAAAGTTCAAGAATTGAATCTTAAAGTTTTAACAAATGAGATGGTAAGTGAATTTATTAATGATGCTATTACTTTAGATATTATTGGTATTACTGGAACTATGGGTAAAACAACAACAACCTATATCACTACTACTATTTTTGAAGCAGCAGGATATAATGTATGGTCATGTTCATCACTTAATCAAAATCTAGTTAGTGAAGTAATTGTTGATGGTATTGTTAATGGTCAAAATGAAGAATGTGATATCTGTGTATTTGAAATACCTCATGGAACTGCTGGACTTTTCCCAAATATAAACATAAAAGTTGGAATTTTCTTAAATATTCATGAAGATCATTTATCTGAGTTTGGAGGATCTATGGAAAAATACATTAATAGAAAACTCTTTATAGCTCGTGATAGTGAAACTTTAATTGCAAGTAATCATTTAAAACAACTTCTTGAAGAACGTACTAATAGAAATGATATATTATATTATGGTTGGGAAAACCCTGATTGGGATACAAGTTTCTGTAATTTTATAGGTATTGGTTCTAAAGGCTCTATTGAAATAAAATATGATACTGATAAATTAAAAACAGGTATTGGTCCAATTAAAGGTAGTTTTACATCACCGTTTAAAATGAAAAGCTATTTCTATGAAAATACAACAGCAGCAGCTGCAGCAGCTTTAACTTATGGTATTAATAAAGAATCTATTATTAAAGCTTTAAGTAAATTTAAAGGTCTTGAAGTTCACATGGAAAATATTGGTAAATATAATGGTCGTGAAGTTATTCTTGATTCTGCATTTTTATATGAAGGTATGAGACTTACTATGGAATACTTTAAAGATGATGATGTTGTTCTTTTATTAGATAATTTTGATACCACAACTAAAAGAGATAAACAAGAAGTAGGTAGATTATGTGGTAAGTATGTTAATGTAATTGTTGCAACTGGATTTAATGAAGTTACTCAAAAAGTAGAGATGGCTGCTGCAGAAGCTATTCTTGAAGGTTCTAAAAATACTAAAGCTAAAGGTGTAGTTGCAGATACTATGGAAGAAGGTTCTAAACTTTGTATTAAATATTCAAAGCCTGGAGATATTATTCTTCATATTGGACCAGTTATTATGCATGATAGAGAAAGAATTGTTTCTAGTATTAAAAAAGGTCTTAAAGAAGGTTGTTTAGAATATGAAGGTAAATTTGATTATGAAGAATAA